A genomic segment from Leptospira kirschneri serovar Cynopteri str. 3522 CT encodes:
- a CDS encoding DNA methyltransferase — translation MSTALKRKERKIQIGEFWTSRQRQSHSIHYSVSYRASFKPELPAFFLDKYLSKHKGIVLDPFGGRGTTSIQANLDGHTAIHNDISPMSLFLAKSRQTIPSLENMEKILNRLDLKKKTKEEKEDKDLLSFYHKDTLTEIKNLKRILLADRSPEIQYIGVTALSRLHGHSDGFFSVYSFPQISIPPEAQRRNNQKKGIKPEYKEIKSRILQKMKRDLKTPLPPFYHEFSSRNLYTNHSSLFLESLQDGTVDIVITSPPFLDKVNYEEDNWLRYWFLDIKLPDHKKPSIFSTLSAWTDFIRDTLKELSRVLKPDGVCVMEVGDIKKGQTVFNLDEYVIQAASGSGLEWETTFINDQKFTKLSNCWNVLNNEKGTNSNRCVVFRNFI, via the coding sequence ATGTCTACCGCGCTCAAAAGAAAAGAAAGAAAAATTCAGATTGGAGAATTCTGGACTTCTCGTCAGAGACAATCTCATTCCATTCATTACAGTGTTAGTTATAGGGCTTCTTTTAAGCCGGAACTTCCAGCGTTTTTTTTAGATAAGTATCTTTCTAAACATAAGGGTATTGTTTTGGATCCGTTTGGCGGTAGAGGAACTACTTCGATTCAAGCGAACTTAGACGGGCATACCGCGATTCACAACGATATTAGTCCGATGTCTTTGTTTCTCGCCAAATCTAGACAAACGATCCCTTCTTTAGAAAATATGGAAAAAATATTAAATCGTTTGGATTTAAAAAAGAAAACTAAAGAAGAAAAAGAAGACAAGGATCTACTTTCGTTTTATCATAAAGACACGTTAACCGAAATTAAAAATCTAAAACGAATCCTTTTGGCGGATCGTTCTCCCGAAATTCAATACATAGGAGTTACTGCTCTTTCTAGGCTTCACGGTCATAGCGACGGTTTTTTTTCAGTCTATAGTTTTCCTCAGATTTCGATTCCTCCTGAGGCTCAACGTAGAAATAATCAAAAAAAGGGAATCAAACCTGAATATAAGGAAATTAAATCTAGAATTCTTCAGAAGATGAAACGAGATTTAAAAACTCCTCTTCCTCCGTTTTATCATGAATTTTCGAGCAGAAATCTTTATACAAACCATTCTTCTTTGTTTTTGGAATCCTTGCAGGATGGAACTGTAGATATAGTGATTACTTCTCCGCCTTTTTTGGATAAGGTGAACTATGAAGAAGATAACTGGCTCCGTTACTGGTTTTTAGATATTAAACTTCCGGATCATAAAAAGCCGAGTATATTTTCGACCTTAAGCGCTTGGACCGATTTTATCCGCGATACTTTGAAAGAACTTTCCAGAGTTCTAAAACCGGATGGTGTTTGTGTGATGGAAGTAGGGGATATTAAAAAAGGTCAGACCGTGTTTAATTTAGACGAATACGTGATTCAGGCTGCATCTGGTTCCGGTTTGGAATGGGAAACAACTTTTATAAACGATCAAAAGTTTACAAAACTTTCCAATTGTTGGAACGTTCTAAATAACGAAAAAGGTACGAACTCCAATCGTTGTGTTGTATTTCGAAATTTTATATGA
- a CDS encoding LIC_11321 family protein has protein sequence MKIEFDFKRWMTLWVIFIFCGTVFAKETEKKEPDKNSAASSKSTVQGCCRIKMTGGGYDYFISTEEDCASHRQFHSFLKERTLCFESFPE, from the coding sequence ATGAAAATAGAATTCGATTTTAAAAGATGGATGACGTTATGGGTCATATTTATTTTTTGCGGTACTGTATTTGCCAAGGAAACGGAAAAAAAGGAACCGGATAAAAATTCGGCTGCTTCTTCTAAATCAACTGTTCAAGGATGTTGTAGAATTAAAATGACCGGCGGCGGGTACGACTACTTTATTAGCACCGAAGAAGATTGTGCTTCTCATAGACAGTTTCATTCTTTTCTAAAAGAAAGAACCCTTTGTTTTGAATCTTTTCCGGAATGA
- a CDS encoding LA_0442/LA_0875 N-terminal domain-containing protein, whose amino-acid sequence MKSFTHSLQNVIQYKVSLLVLFLLLPRLIFGETILFKSGERAYGTVIDQDPETVTIIRDGKRIKLGKFKILKIIFKEIKDEQEIAKIIEIEKKKLNKEGKKSDKEEQLDTIYLEQMIKENSYKIVQKRLALLEKYLEERDGDWESYITAKRNPWEPVWKSAILPGWGHNTMRQNGWGVSYSTLFFVSLFSYFGLDAAEKDRAKAYDKKIEKIIGQQFTTDLLLGSNTSTVISPELNLVFEFNTLRNLNSLNSIRSDEGDYKKAKHTAAGVAIGIYLIQLTHSYFTGKTWAQNNIIQTPTGENVSEGFGVRGNPLVSKEITGGVKSIDVGGQMLYTIFF is encoded by the coding sequence ATGAAATCTTTCACACACTCTCTACAAAACGTTATTCAATACAAAGTTTCACTTTTAGTTCTATTTCTTCTTTTGCCCCGTTTAATTTTTGGAGAAACGATTCTTTTTAAATCTGGAGAAAGAGCTTATGGAACCGTAATCGATCAAGATCCGGAAACGGTTACAATCATTCGCGACGGAAAGAGAATTAAATTAGGAAAATTTAAAATTCTTAAAATCATTTTCAAAGAAATCAAAGACGAACAAGAAATCGCCAAAATTATAGAAATCGAAAAAAAGAAACTGAATAAAGAGGGTAAAAAAAGCGATAAAGAAGAACAACTAGACACGATCTACCTCGAACAGATGATTAAAGAGAATAGTTACAAAATCGTTCAGAAACGTTTAGCGTTACTGGAAAAATATCTAGAAGAGAGAGACGGTGACTGGGAAAGTTATATTACCGCAAAAAGAAATCCTTGGGAACCGGTTTGGAAATCAGCGATTCTTCCTGGTTGGGGTCACAACACGATGAGACAAAACGGCTGGGGTGTTAGCTATTCCACTTTGTTCTTTGTTTCCTTATTTTCTTACTTTGGACTGGATGCCGCCGAAAAAGATAGGGCAAAAGCATACGATAAGAAGATAGAAAAAATCATAGGACAACAATTTACTACAGACCTACTTTTAGGTTCGAACACTTCTACGGTAATTTCTCCCGAACTCAATCTGGTTTTTGAATTTAATACTTTACGAAATTTGAATTCTCTCAACTCGATTCGTTCCGACGAAGGAGACTACAAAAAAGCAAAACATACCGCGGCTGGAGTTGCTATTGGAATCTATCTGATTCAATTGACACACTCATACTTTACCGGAAAAACCTGGGCACAAAATAACATAATTCAAACTCCTACAGGAGAAAATGTTTCAGAAGGTTTTGGAGTGAGAGGTAATCCTCTGGTTTCCAAAGAAATTACTGGTGGTGTAAAAAGTATAGACGTAGGTGGACAAATGCTCTATACAATTTTTTTCTAA
- a CDS encoding M20 family metallopeptidase: MKHTLTSNRTAELIQYRRQIHKHPELRYEENQTSSYVINHLKKLGLSFQDKIAKTGVVSLIDSGRPGKTLLVRADMDALPIFEESNQEYKSVHEGVMHACGHDAHTSILMGLATEIKENIQSILPKGKVLLVFQPAEEGGQGADKMIEEGILEKYNVDAALALHVWNHIPIGKIGVVDGPIMAAVDEFTITISGISGHGAMPQHTVDPIVVGAQIINSLQTIVSRNTDPLDSCVVTVGSFHSGNAFNVIPETAELKGTVRTYSKKMFEEVPEKLERVVKGIASALGATVSIRYERTNQPTINDPKMANIVRKASLNILGEGSLTEENTKSMGGEDFSAFLMKVPGCYFFVGSRNEEKGFVYPHHSSKFDIDEDSLSIGLTVLKEAIKIYLEEN; the protein is encoded by the coding sequence ATGAAACACACACTAACTTCCAATAGAACGGCTGAACTCATCCAATACAGAAGACAAATTCACAAACACCCGGAACTTAGATATGAAGAAAATCAAACCTCTAGTTACGTAATCAATCATCTCAAAAAATTAGGTCTTTCTTTCCAAGATAAGATCGCAAAAACGGGAGTGGTATCCTTGATCGATTCTGGTAGACCTGGAAAAACTCTTCTTGTACGTGCAGACATGGACGCGCTTCCCATATTCGAAGAATCTAATCAAGAATACAAATCGGTTCACGAAGGTGTGATGCACGCCTGCGGTCACGATGCTCATACTTCCATTCTTATGGGACTGGCAACAGAAATCAAAGAGAACATCCAATCCATTCTCCCTAAAGGAAAAGTATTATTAGTATTTCAACCGGCTGAAGAAGGTGGACAGGGTGCCGACAAAATGATCGAAGAAGGTATATTAGAAAAATATAACGTAGATGCCGCTTTAGCCCTACACGTATGGAATCATATTCCAATCGGAAAAATAGGAGTTGTAGACGGCCCTATAATGGCAGCTGTTGACGAATTTACGATTACAATCTCAGGTATCAGCGGCCACGGGGCTATGCCTCAACACACAGTGGACCCGATTGTAGTAGGCGCTCAAATCATCAACTCGTTACAAACCATCGTTTCTAGAAATACCGATCCTTTAGATTCCTGCGTAGTAACCGTGGGGAGTTTTCATTCTGGAAACGCATTTAACGTAATTCCGGAAACCGCAGAATTAAAAGGTACAGTTAGAACTTATTCTAAAAAGATGTTTGAAGAAGTTCCGGAAAAATTAGAAAGAGTGGTTAAAGGAATAGCATCTGCGTTAGGTGCCACTGTATCTATTCGTTACGAAAGAACGAATCAACCCACAATTAACGATCCTAAAATGGCAAACATAGTACGCAAAGCTTCTTTAAATATTCTAGGCGAAGGAAGTTTAACAGAGGAAAATACGAAGTCCATGGGAGGAGAAGATTTCTCCGCGTTTCTGATGAAAGTTCCAGGTTGTTACTTTTTTGTAGGTTCTAGAAACGAAGAAAAGGGATTCGTATATCCACATCATAGTTCTAAATTTGACATAGACGAAGACTCTCTTTCAATCGGTCTTACCGTTCTTAAAGAGGCAATTAAAATTTATCTAGAAGAAAATTGA
- a CDS encoding SpoIIE family protein phosphatase → MKDDKLWFLKNFSEISLFTKMFSNFYRMIFCDLSKQLLYFSIFLFYFLVIFPISSESVQKIQSLDEIVSLDSTKEHGWEITLQKMDPVSFSDSYLNGQKNSNIQLETYEVPGVYILPEESIQTAFIVKKFIAPKNWKSSGLAVRLGTLTDKDKTYLNGTLIGETGDMNSTLPQAYDKIRIYQIPNGLIRNGETNILVIEVKKYFQKEIGIEQDKTAIGDSLLIQKELLETEYIKILLLMVYTTAGIYFLFLYLRRRTDRENLYYGLFTILLVLYQFLRNQIKYDLGIEFIYMKKLEYMVLAVLVPLFANLIRLYFKYPKTIILKVLDGLYVCFALFYFVSNNVEHYNFINKNLVQYGWILYLGITLDHLIRRVIAKDRDAFLILIGVLITVFAALLDTLGARNVFVFPRIVGYSFLFFILSIATILANKFVRLNEEVEELNLDLEKKVEQRTEELRVSLEQVNRLKIQQDADYFLTSLLINPLSSNKNTSEVIKTEFYTKQKKSFEFKNKTYEIGGDILISGNVELCEKKYVVFVNGDAMGKSIQGAGGALVLGTVFNTILTRSSISLHQNKKPEKWLEEAFLELQKIFESFDGSMYISIVLGLVEENTGLLYYINAEHPWTVLYRNGVASYIEEELTLRKIGIPENEEHLVIKNFQMLPGDTIMIGSDGRDDLLIGKEENRVINEDQNQFLKRVEEGNADLRKIYEEILKFGVILDDLSLLKVTYNPEDNKTNE, encoded by the coding sequence ATGAAAGATGATAAGTTATGGTTCTTGAAAAATTTTAGCGAAATTTCGCTTTTTACAAAAATGTTCTCTAATTTTTATAGAATGATTTTTTGTGATTTATCGAAACAACTTCTATATTTTTCAATATTTCTATTTTATTTTTTGGTTATATTTCCTATTTCTTCCGAGTCTGTCCAAAAAATACAGTCATTAGACGAAATTGTCAGTCTGGATTCCACGAAAGAACATGGTTGGGAAATTACTCTACAAAAAATGGATCCGGTTTCCTTTTCTGACTCGTATTTGAACGGTCAAAAGAATTCTAATATTCAGTTGGAAACTTATGAAGTTCCAGGTGTGTATATACTTCCGGAGGAATCCATACAAACCGCATTTATAGTTAAAAAGTTTATCGCTCCAAAAAATTGGAAAAGTTCAGGGCTTGCCGTTCGTCTAGGGACTCTGACGGATAAAGATAAAACGTATTTAAACGGAACCTTGATCGGTGAAACCGGAGATATGAATTCCACTTTACCTCAAGCATATGATAAAATCCGAATTTATCAAATTCCAAACGGTTTGATACGTAACGGCGAGACAAATATACTCGTGATTGAAGTCAAAAAATATTTTCAGAAAGAGATAGGAATTGAACAGGATAAAACTGCAATTGGAGATTCTCTGTTAATTCAGAAAGAACTGTTGGAAACTGAGTATATTAAAATTCTATTATTAATGGTTTATACAACCGCTGGTATATATTTTCTTTTTCTTTATTTGCGTCGTAGAACCGACCGTGAAAATTTATACTACGGCTTGTTTACGATTTTACTCGTTTTATATCAATTTTTAAGAAATCAGATCAAGTATGATTTAGGAATCGAATTCATTTATATGAAAAAATTGGAATATATGGTGCTCGCTGTCCTGGTTCCACTTTTTGCAAACCTTATTCGTTTGTATTTTAAATATCCAAAAACGATTATTCTAAAGGTGTTGGATGGTTTGTATGTATGTTTTGCACTTTTTTACTTTGTTTCCAATAATGTAGAACATTATAATTTTATAAATAAGAATTTAGTTCAATATGGTTGGATTCTTTATCTAGGAATCACATTGGATCATTTGATTCGTCGTGTGATCGCAAAAGATAGGGACGCTTTTTTAATTTTAATTGGGGTTTTGATTACGGTATTTGCTGCTCTTTTGGATACTTTGGGTGCAAGAAACGTATTCGTTTTTCCGAGGATCGTAGGTTATTCTTTTCTGTTTTTTATTTTAAGTATTGCTACGATTCTTGCCAATAAGTTTGTTCGATTAAATGAGGAGGTAGAGGAGCTTAATCTGGACCTAGAGAAAAAAGTAGAACAAAGAACTGAAGAATTAAGAGTTTCTTTAGAACAAGTCAATCGATTGAAAATTCAACAGGATGCGGATTATTTTCTTACTTCTCTTTTGATCAATCCGCTTTCCTCAAATAAAAATACGAGCGAAGTGATCAAAACAGAATTTTATACAAAACAAAAAAAATCTTTCGAGTTTAAAAATAAAACCTATGAAATTGGAGGAGATATTCTGATTTCGGGTAACGTGGAACTTTGTGAAAAAAAATACGTCGTATTTGTGAACGGGGATGCGATGGGGAAATCGATTCAAGGAGCCGGAGGAGCACTTGTATTGGGAACCGTGTTTAATACGATTCTTACTCGATCTTCAATTTCGTTACATCAAAACAAAAAACCTGAAAAATGGCTGGAAGAAGCATTTTTAGAACTTCAAAAAATTTTTGAATCCTTTGATGGTTCTATGTATATCTCCATCGTTTTGGGATTGGTAGAGGAAAACACGGGACTTCTTTATTATATCAATGCGGAACATCCTTGGACGGTTCTGTATCGGAACGGTGTCGCTTCTTATATTGAAGAAGAATTGACTCTTAGAAAAATAGGAATTCCGGAAAACGAAGAACATCTTGTGATCAAAAATTTTCAAATGCTTCCAGGTGATACGATTATGATCGGATCGGACGGAAGGGACGATCTTTTGATCGGAAAGGAAGAAAATCGGGTCATCAACGAGGACCAGAATCAGTTTCTTAAAAGGGTGGAAGAGGGGAATGCCGATCTTAGAAAGATATATGAGGAAATTCTAAAATTCGGCGTGATCTTAGACGATCTCTCTTTGTTAAAAGTTACTTATAATCCAGAAGATAATAAAACAAATGAATAA
- a CDS encoding DUF1564 family protein, which produces MKIKKSKQPFRHLKLLKPNRFGKDRTEQKLRDFPKNLKKLGSPSDVNIPKELVSYLNKRIQRAGSLRLFLNQCIHQRPFLILVPKQTLRNKISYQKQKLELQRYSFRPFENDWIELKRLAFLHGVSMCKMFVTLLLETDLYPESRYAENLILDEFKEYIGDPTLIQKTRN; this is translated from the coding sequence ATGAAAATTAAAAAATCAAAACAACCATTCAGACATTTAAAATTATTAAAGCCAAACCGTTTTGGAAAAGATCGAACCGAGCAGAAACTCCGAGATTTTCCAAAAAATCTAAAAAAATTGGGGTCACCGTCGGATGTCAATATTCCTAAGGAGTTGGTTTCTTATTTGAATAAAAGAATCCAAAGAGCAGGTTCTTTGAGATTATTTTTAAATCAATGTATTCATCAAAGACCATTCCTAATATTGGTTCCAAAACAAACTTTAAGGAACAAAATCAGTTACCAAAAACAAAAGCTCGAATTGCAGAGATATTCTTTTCGGCCATTTGAGAATGATTGGATAGAACTTAAAAGACTCGCCTTTCTACACGGAGTTTCGATGTGCAAAATGTTTGTAACACTATTATTGGAGACAGATCTTTATCCGGAATCTAGATATGCGGAAAATCTAATTTTAGATGAATTTAAAGAATATATCGGAGATCCGACCTTAATTCAAAAAACTAGAAACTAA
- a CDS encoding aminopeptidase P family protein translates to MTSYIHSERIEKVQKRLKDGEVLIVFAASHLIRNRDVEYKFRQDSDYYYLTGIEESDGILILKNSYKSIFVLPKDKEKEIWTGIRIGKEKAKELLGLDESFDTNEWELKLDEILLNQHTLFHFFGKNLARDSKLIEWIYSLNQRSREGKFGPKRIETPDFLHWMRMFKSTVEIEALRESARITALGHERLMRESKPGMYEYELEAILESEYLKHGAWGGGYGHIVASGKNATILHYTSNNCQLNPGDLVLVDSGAEKGYYTADVTRNFPAGKKFSPEQKAVYEVVLKAQKEAVSNTKEGVEFVSIHNQAVKTLVEGLKDLGLLEGSMDSILEQNTFKKYYMHRTSHYLGMDVHDVGSYYKDGTSWSLQDGQVITIEPGLYFDPTDFTIPEKFRGIGIRIEDDILVQGQNPVNLTSSIPKEIDEIESLKY, encoded by the coding sequence ATGACTTCATATATTCACTCGGAACGAATCGAAAAAGTTCAAAAAAGATTAAAAGACGGAGAGGTTTTGATCGTCTTTGCGGCTTCTCATTTAATCAGAAATCGTGACGTAGAATATAAATTTCGTCAGGACTCTGATTATTATTATCTAACCGGTATTGAAGAATCGGATGGAATTTTAATATTAAAAAATTCTTATAAATCGATTTTTGTACTTCCAAAGGACAAAGAAAAAGAAATCTGGACCGGAATTAGAATCGGAAAAGAAAAGGCGAAGGAGTTGTTGGGTTTGGACGAATCCTTTGATACAAATGAATGGGAATTGAAGTTGGATGAAATTTTACTCAATCAACATACTTTGTTTCATTTTTTTGGAAAGAATTTGGCTCGCGATTCTAAACTCATCGAGTGGATTTATTCTCTCAATCAAAGATCCAGAGAAGGTAAATTCGGTCCTAAAAGGATTGAAACTCCGGATTTTTTACACTGGATGAGAATGTTTAAATCTACCGTGGAAATTGAAGCTCTCAGAGAATCTGCAAGAATCACCGCCTTAGGTCACGAAAGATTGATGAGAGAATCTAAACCCGGAATGTATGAATACGAACTCGAAGCGATTTTGGAATCCGAATATTTAAAACACGGGGCTTGGGGGGGCGGTTACGGACATATCGTAGCGAGTGGAAAAAACGCAACCATTCTTCATTATACGTCTAACAACTGTCAGTTGAATCCGGGGGATCTTGTGTTGGTGGACAGCGGAGCTGAAAAAGGATATTATACTGCAGACGTAACTCGTAACTTTCCGGCGGGGAAAAAATTTTCTCCCGAGCAAAAGGCGGTCTACGAAGTGGTTTTAAAAGCGCAGAAAGAAGCTGTTTCCAATACGAAGGAAGGAGTGGAATTTGTTTCGATTCACAATCAGGCAGTTAAAACTCTTGTAGAAGGTTTGAAAGATTTAGGCCTTTTAGAAGGTTCTATGGATTCCATTTTAGAGCAAAATACATTCAAGAAATATTATATGCATAGAACCAGTCATTATTTAGGTATGGACGTGCACGATGTAGGTTCGTATTATAAAGACGGAACTTCTTGGTCTTTGCAAGACGGTCAGGTGATTACTATCGAACCAGGTCTTTATTTTGATCCTACTGATTTTACTATCCCAGAGAAATTTAGAGGAATAGGGATTCGGATAGAGGACGACATTTTGGTTCAAGGTCAAAACCCAGTGAATCTTACGTCTTCGATTCCCAAAGAAATTGATGAAATAGAATCTCTTAAATACTGA
- a CDS encoding glycosyltransferase family 9 protein, whose amino-acid sequence MTEKILLIQTAFLGDLILTTSFFREVKRKYPNSHLTVVVNKGTESVLEANPYIDRLIPLDKKEFKKSILKFISFLFSLRKENYTLCILPHFSFRSTLIGFASGAKEKIGYETAGFSFLLTKKIPRPILGMHEVEKLFSLLYSKEEYSNIPKRPELYWKEESVFRIRELMKENGLESGNYVLLAPSSVWETKRMPASKFRVLGERIFKETGKKVVLIGSKTDLDLCEEVGSGYAINFAGKTNLPELSFLVSKATLVISNDSSPIHFASAFNIPTLAVFGATVPDFGYTPLADFSFISEIHGLACRPCGIHGGRICPEGHFRCMKDQDTNKMFEVAVQLEKGNVK is encoded by the coding sequence GTGACCGAAAAAATACTTTTGATTCAGACCGCTTTTTTAGGAGATTTAATTTTAACTACTTCTTTCTTTAGAGAAGTCAAAAGGAAATATCCGAACTCACATCTTACGGTTGTGGTTAATAAAGGGACCGAAAGTGTGCTTGAGGCAAATCCTTATATAGATCGACTGATTCCTTTGGATAAGAAGGAATTCAAAAAATCCATTTTGAAATTTATTTCCTTTTTATTCAGTCTTAGAAAAGAAAATTATACACTTTGTATTCTGCCTCATTTTTCTTTTCGTTCCACCTTGATCGGATTTGCAAGTGGTGCTAAAGAAAAAATCGGATACGAAACAGCAGGCTTTTCTTTTTTGCTGACTAAAAAAATTCCAAGACCTATTTTGGGAATGCACGAGGTGGAAAAACTATTTTCCTTATTATACAGTAAAGAAGAATATTCTAATATTCCAAAGCGTCCTGAACTTTATTGGAAAGAAGAATCTGTTTTTAGAATTCGTGAATTGATGAAAGAGAACGGACTTGAATCTGGAAATTACGTTTTACTTGCGCCTAGTTCCGTCTGGGAAACCAAGCGGATGCCTGCTTCTAAATTTAGAGTTTTAGGGGAACGTATCTTTAAGGAAACCGGTAAGAAGGTGGTTCTAATTGGATCGAAAACGGACTTAGATCTTTGTGAAGAAGTAGGTTCCGGCTACGCGATTAACTTTGCGGGAAAAACAAATTTACCAGAACTTTCGTTTTTAGTTTCTAAAGCAACTTTAGTTATTAGTAATGATTCTTCTCCGATTCATTTTGCCTCTGCGTTTAACATTCCTACTTTGGCGGTTTTTGGAGCTACGGTTCCGGATTTCGGTTATACCCCACTTGCTGATTTTTCTTTTATCTCTGAAATTCACGGACTTGCTTGTAGACCTTGTGGGATTCACGGCGGGAGAATTTGTCCCGAAGGACATTTTCGTTGTATGAAGGATCAGGACACCAACAAAATGTTTGAAGTGGCGGTCCAATTAGAAAAAGGAAATGTAAAATGA
- a CDS encoding thiolase family protein, whose product MYSSAFIIDSELSRFGKTELDYHSLSYQTAIQLLERNSEFEPQFLIFAAMAPERYTGEVFVSARIKESLGLKNLFTIRTETASSSGASALHTAVYLLRSGAFQRGIVIATEVMSRLEREENNLLLGSVLSERQKGFAMSMAQGGGMIATRYLQQYGYDRKDLYTLSKKLHDNGLKNEKAHIKKNITEVEYFNSPMFTSPLCLYDISPLSDGSCAVLLSSEKIESSRSLEIRGIGHGIGNLSNPPGDLSFSSSVTAFQNAYKEADLRPEQIQIAELHDAFTPFELIGAEDAKLFPRGSALRYVKEGKTHPEGQLPINASGGLKTRGHPVGVSGLAQIAELQNWMFKEERFQNGLALSIGGLGVNNFATILSKV is encoded by the coding sequence ATGTATTCATCCGCTTTTATCATTGATTCCGAACTTAGTCGTTTTGGAAAAACTGAACTTGATTATCATTCTCTTTCTTATCAAACTGCAATTCAACTTTTGGAAAGAAACTCTGAGTTTGAACCTCAGTTTCTTATTTTTGCGGCGATGGCTCCGGAACGTTATACGGGAGAGGTGTTTGTTTCTGCTAGGATCAAAGAAAGTCTTGGTTTGAAAAATTTATTTACGATCCGCACGGAAACTGCTTCTTCCTCTGGTGCGAGTGCTCTTCATACAGCTGTTTATTTACTTCGTTCTGGGGCGTTTCAAAGAGGAATTGTAATTGCTACCGAAGTGATGAGTCGTCTTGAGAGAGAGGAGAATAATCTTCTTTTAGGGAGTGTTTTATCTGAACGCCAAAAAGGTTTTGCGATGTCCATGGCTCAAGGAGGAGGAATGATTGCTACACGTTATCTGCAACAATACGGATATGATCGTAAGGACCTTTATACACTTTCTAAAAAATTGCACGATAATGGGCTTAAAAACGAAAAAGCTCATATCAAAAAGAATATTACAGAAGTAGAATATTTTAATTCTCCTATGTTTACAAGTCCACTTTGTCTTTACGATATTTCCCCTCTTTCTGACGGAAGTTGTGCTGTTCTACTCAGTTCCGAAAAGATAGAATCTTCTCGATCTTTAGAAATACGTGGAATTGGGCACGGAATCGGAAATCTCTCCAATCCGCCGGGAGATTTAAGTTTTAGTTCTAGCGTAACCGCGTTTCAAAATGCATACAAAGAGGCGGATTTAAGGCCGGAACAGATTCAAATTGCGGAGTTGCACGACGCTTTTACACCTTTTGAGTTGATAGGTGCGGAGGACGCGAAACTTTTTCCGAGAGGTTCTGCGTTACGTTATGTGAAAGAGGGAAAAACCCATCCGGAAGGACAACTTCCCATCAACGCATCGGGAGGTTTGAAAACCAGGGGCCATCCGGTGGGAGTTTCTGGACTGGCACAAATTGCTGAATTACAAAACTGGATGTTTAAAGAGGAACGTTTTCAAAACGGTTTAGCTCTTTCCATCGGAGGTTTAGGTGTGAATAATTTTGCTACGATTCTTTCTAAAGTTTAA
- the bfr gene encoding bacterioferritin produces MKGNKEVLEILGEVLSAELTAINQYFIHAKMNKNWGFKKLADFMKRESIDEMKHADEVIDRILYLDGVPDLQRYMKINVGNNIEEILKVDLDLEYAAVERFNRGIAIAVKNNDNGTRELFEKILISEEEHIDWIESQQEIIRQIGVENYLAQQIE; encoded by the coding sequence ATGAAAGGTAACAAAGAAGTACTCGAAATTTTAGGCGAAGTGCTTTCTGCAGAGTTAACTGCAATCAATCAGTATTTCATTCACGCTAAGATGAATAAGAACTGGGGTTTTAAAAAACTTGCAGACTTTATGAAACGCGAATCTATAGACGAAATGAAACACGCTGATGAAGTGATCGATCGTATTCTTTATTTAGATGGAGTACCCGATCTTCAAAGATATATGAAGATAAACGTAGGAAATAATATAGAAGAAATTTTGAAAGTAGATTTAGATTTGGAATACGCGGCAGTAGAAAGATTCAATCGTGGAATTGCCATCGCGGTTAAGAACAACGATAACGGTACAAGAGAGTTATTCGAAAAAATTTTGATCTCTGAAGAAGAACATATCGATTGGATAGAATCTCAACAAGAAATCATTCGTCAAATCGGCGTTGAAAACTATCTTGCACAACAAATAGAGTGA